A section of the Triticum dicoccoides isolate Atlit2015 ecotype Zavitan chromosome 7A, WEW_v2.0, whole genome shotgun sequence genome encodes:
- the LOC119332345 gene encoding serine/threonine-protein kinase PksC-like: MHPHLGNALNTSYPTKPKTPGPLSSQTNMTGCATPPPVGAPPARAAPRTLARSPIYAVATAHRLPSTTAPNHNQAHHRRLAGQPTPAQPSKMGSRYEVEVTVGAARDLKNVNWRNGDLKPYAVLWVDAGARCSTRVDLDNNENPAWDEKVVVPLPPASRLQDAVLYLDVVHANAAEGVKPLVGSARLPLRDVVDDAGVGAKASRNLNLKRPSGRPQGKLDVRVAVKEPARYYESNPGAYPAPAGYGSSRDAYGGGYGAGAGAYGAVAAAGGYGAYAAAAPPSAGYPGYGSTAPAPLAAAPYGSAPPPYGAAPPTQGAGAYGSSAPAYSAAQPAPAAGYGTTGVALDQSGGKKKKGMGMAGGLAVGAAAGVLGGLALAGGASYVEHKIEDRVTERVEEDMYGGDY; this comes from the coding sequence ATGCATCCGCACCTAGGAAATGCATTGAATACTTCATATCCTACCAAACCAAAGACACCGGGGCCACTTTCCAGTCAAACAAACATGACGGGCTGCGCCACACCACCCCCGGTCGGCGCGCCCCCAGCCCGAGCCGCCCCGCGCACTCTCGCTCGCTCGCCTATTTATGCCGTCGCCACCGCCCACCGGCTTCCATCCACCACCGCACCCAACCACAACCAAGCACATCATCGCCGCCTCGCCGGGCAACCAACACCAGCCCAGCCTAGCAAGATGGGTTCGCGGTACGAGGTGGAGGTGACCGTGGGCGCGGCCCGGGACCTGAAGAACGTCAACTGGCGCAACGGCGACCTCAAGCCCTACGCCGTGCTCTGGGTCGACGCCGGCGCCCGTTGCTCCACCCGCGTCGACCTGGACAACAACGAGAACCCCGCCTGGGACGAGAAGGTCGTCGTCCCGCTGCcccccgccagccgcctccaggacGCCGTGCTCTACCTCGACGTCGTCCACGCCAACGCCGCCGAGGGCGTCAAGCCGCTCGTCGGCTCCGCCCGGCTCCCGCTCCGCGACGTCGTCGACGACGCCGGCGTCGGGGCCAAGGCGTCCAGGAACCTGAACCTGAAGCGGCCGTCCGGTAGGCCCCAGGGGAAGCTTGACGTCCGCGTCGCCGTGAAGGAGCCGGCGAGGTACTACGAGTCCAACCCTGGCGCCTACCCGGCGCCCGCGGGGTACGGCTCCTCCCGTGATGCCTATGGTGGTGGGTACGGCGCTGGTGCGGGCGCGTACGGCGCCGTGGCGGCAGCTGGAGGCTACGGCGCGTACGCCGCGGCGGCGCCTCCGTCAGCTGGGTACCCCGGCTACGGCTCCACCGCGCCGGCTCCCCTGGCCGCAGCACCGTACGGCTCTGCTCCACCGCCCTACGGCGCCGCACCGCCGACACAGGGAGCAGGCGCGTACGGCTCCTCTGCTCCGGCTTACAGCGCCGCGCAGCCAGCTCCGGCGGCGGGGTACGGCACGACGGGGGTGGCCCTGGACCAGAGCggcgggaagaagaagaaggggatggGCATGGCTGGCGGGCTGGCggtgggcgcggcggcgggcgtGCTTGGCGGGCTGGCGCTGGCGGGTGGGGCGAGCTACGTGGAGCACAAGATCGAGGACCGCGTGACGGAGCGCGTGGAGGAGGACATGTACGGCGGCGACTACTAG